A window from Zingiber officinale cultivar Zhangliang chromosome 7A, Zo_v1.1, whole genome shotgun sequence encodes these proteins:
- the LOC122001077 gene encoding skin secretory protein xP2-like — translation MEAAWPANCMWRVACRDSFRPWASAPRLYKSPLSPRASLPSLQASSPSPSRFCFTLLHLPPPMASVAVESAPAVEVPIEAPPAPVAEVAVPTEDPVVEEAADAPAVEEAAEAPAEEPVVEETADAPAPAEEAEPEAPAPAAEEAAEAPAEVPVAEEVVEAPVPAEEAEPEAPAPAAEEGTEAPAEEPVAEEVVEAPAPAEEAAPATE, via the exons ATGGAGGCGGCATGGCCAGCCAATTGTATGTGGCGTGTTGCCTGTCGAGATTCTTTTAGGCCATGGGCCTCGGCACCTCGCCTCTATAAAAGCCCTCTCTCCCCGAGAGCTTCACTCCCATCCCTTCAGGCTTCATCTCCATCTCCCAGCCGCTTCTGCTTCACTCTCCTCCACCTCCCACCTCCCATGGCTTCTGTTGCG GTTGAATCAGCTCCGGCCGTGGAGGTTCCGATTGAGGCCCCGCCCGCCCCGGTGGCCGAGGTTGCCGTGCCGACGGAGGATCCCGTCGTAGAGGAAGCCGCGGACGCTCCGGCAGTTGAAGAGGCCGCCGAAGCTCCGGCGGAGGAGCCCGTCGTAGAAGAAACCGCAGACGCTCCGGCACCGGCCGAGGAGGCCGAGCCAGAGGCCCCTGCTCCGGCAGCCGAAGAGGCCGCCGAAGCTCCGGCGGAGGTGCCCGTCGCAGAGGAAGTCGTAGAAGCTCCGGTTCCGGCCGAGGAGGCCGAGCCAGAGGCCCCTGCTCCGGCAGCTGAAGAGGGCACCGAAGCTCCGGCGGAGGAGCCCGTCGCAGAGGAAGTCGTAGAAGCTCCGGCTCCGGCCGAGGAGGCTGCTCCGGCCACGGAGTGA